The Marinobacter halotolerans genome includes a window with the following:
- the eutC gene encoding ethanolamine ammonia-lyase subunit EutC, producing MSNDKKSPVTGNAWRTLRRYTDARIGLGRAGVSLPTSELLAFQLAHAQARDAVHFPLDVDQLAIGLGSFEHTAALGYPLKLHSRADDRFIYLQRPDLGRQLSEPSKKQLRDQTSADAAQFDIAIVVADGLSSAAIQNHAAPFLDHFLRNMGVLNLKWKLAPLTVVQQGRVAVGDEVAAALNARMVVIVIGERPGLSSPDSLGIYLSFNPQRALSDAQRNCISNVRPAGLSFEDASQRLLYLIREADRLKLSGVGLKDRSEDVLVEGGSFHPDRSIL from the coding sequence ATGAGTAACGACAAAAAATCACCTGTCACTGGAAACGCATGGCGTACATTGCGTCGCTACACAGATGCACGAATCGGTTTGGGCCGCGCCGGTGTAAGCTTGCCAACCTCGGAACTGCTTGCCTTTCAGCTGGCACATGCCCAGGCAAGAGACGCGGTGCACTTCCCGCTCGATGTGGACCAGCTGGCAATAGGCCTTGGCAGTTTTGAACATACAGCTGCCTTAGGCTATCCACTGAAGCTTCACAGCAGGGCCGATGACCGGTTCATTTATCTTCAGCGACCGGATTTAGGCAGGCAGTTATCAGAGCCTAGCAAAAAGCAATTGCGGGATCAGACCAGCGCTGACGCCGCCCAATTCGACATTGCAATCGTGGTTGCAGACGGTTTGTCATCCGCAGCGATTCAGAACCATGCGGCGCCGTTTCTTGACCACTTTCTTAGGAACATGGGGGTGCTCAACCTGAAATGGAAACTAGCCCCTCTTACCGTGGTTCAACAGGGGCGGGTTGCCGTAGGGGATGAAGTTGCTGCCGCACTGAACGCCCGCATGGTCGTCATTGTCATCGGCGAACGGCCGGGGCTCAGTTCTCCGGACAGCCTCGGCATTTACCTGTCGTTCAATCCCCAAAGGGCCCTGTCTGATGCCCAACGAAACTGCATTTCCAACGTGCGCCCGGCAGGGCTTTCTTTCGAGGATGCCAGCCAAAGGCTGCTCTATCTGATTCGCGAAGCTGATCGACTTAAGTTGTCGGGTGTTGGCCTAAAGGATCGCTCGGAAGAC
- a CDS encoding ethanolamine ammonia-lyase subunit EutB: protein MNHKYSYILAGRTWHFRDLADLMAKATPARSGDRLAGVAARSAEERVVAQMRLADLPLKAFLSEALIPYESDEVTRLIIDGHDTKAFQAVSHLSVGDFRNWLLSDQATPEVVSALAPGLTPEMVAAVSKLMRNQDLILVARKCTVATAFRNTIGLPGHFSTRLQPNHPTDDMAGIAASILDGLLYGSGDAVIGINPATDNVAQAIKLLRMMDEVIRKYDIPTQSCVLTHVTNTLEAIDKGAPVDLVFQSIGGTQATNTSFGFDLSTLEEARQAALSLNRGTVGQNVMYFETGQGSSLSANAHHGVDQQTCEARAYGVARQFNPLLVNTVVGFIGPEYLFDGKEIIRAGLEDHFCGKLLGVPMGCDICYTNHAEAEQNDMDNLLTLLGVAGCNFIMGIPGSDDIMLNYQTTSFHDALYARRVLDLKPAPEFAEWLARMNIFEDASTHRPSAELPALFRKSLKRLTTGPDDE from the coding sequence ATGAACCACAAGTACTCCTATATTCTTGCTGGCAGAACCTGGCATTTTCGGGATCTGGCAGATCTGATGGCCAAAGCCACACCAGCGCGTTCCGGTGACCGGCTAGCTGGCGTGGCCGCGCGCTCGGCAGAAGAGCGAGTGGTGGCTCAGATGCGGCTGGCAGACTTGCCCCTGAAAGCATTCCTGTCCGAGGCACTGATCCCCTATGAATCCGATGAAGTCACAAGACTGATTATTGACGGGCATGACACGAAGGCCTTTCAGGCAGTGTCGCATCTGTCGGTTGGCGATTTCAGGAACTGGCTACTCAGTGATCAGGCTACGCCAGAGGTCGTTTCAGCCCTGGCACCAGGCCTGACTCCGGAGATGGTCGCTGCGGTCAGCAAACTGATGCGCAATCAGGATTTGATCCTGGTGGCGCGAAAATGCACGGTAGCCACAGCATTTCGCAACACCATCGGGTTACCGGGTCATTTCTCCACCCGGCTGCAACCCAACCATCCGACCGATGATATGGCCGGTATTGCAGCCAGCATCCTCGACGGGCTGCTTTACGGCAGTGGTGATGCGGTCATTGGTATTAATCCGGCCACGGACAACGTGGCCCAGGCCATAAAATTACTGCGAATGATGGACGAGGTTATTCGCAAGTACGATATTCCAACCCAATCCTGTGTCCTCACCCATGTAACCAACACGCTGGAAGCGATTGATAAGGGTGCGCCTGTGGATCTGGTTTTCCAGTCCATCGGTGGCACGCAAGCGACAAACACCAGTTTTGGTTTTGACCTCAGCACTCTGGAAGAGGCCAGACAGGCTGCGCTATCCCTGAACCGCGGCACCGTTGGCCAGAACGTGATGTATTTTGAGACGGGTCAGGGAAGTTCGCTCTCCGCCAATGCCCATCACGGTGTTGACCAGCAAACCTGTGAGGCCCGCGCCTACGGTGTGGCAAGACAGTTCAACCCACTGTTGGTGAATACCGTAGTCGGGTTTATCGGCCCGGAGTACCTGTTTGATGGCAAAGAGATCATCCGCGCCGGCCTGGAAGACCATTTTTGCGGTAAGTTGCTGGGCGTTCCGATGGGCTGCGACATCTGCTATACCAACCACGCGGAAGCCGAACAGAACGATATGGACAACCTGCTGACGTTGCTGGGCGTGGCAGGCTGTAATTTCATCATGGGCATTCCGGGGTCGGACGACATCATGCTGAATTATCAGACAACCTCCTTCCACGATGCTCTATACGCCCGCCGCGTTCTGGACCTGAAACCTGCCCCCGAATTTGCGGAATGGCTAGCACGCATGAACATCTTTGAGGATGCATCTACACATCGTCCGAGCGCCGAATTACCTGCTTTGTTTCGGAAAAGCCTGAAACGACTGACCACGGGGCCTGACGATGAGTAA
- the ureG gene encoding urease accessory protein UreG has translation MTHCLRVGVGGPVGSGKTALLRQLCSALKDHYDIAVVTNDIYTREDADFLLKHDALPADRILGVETGGCPHTAIREDASMNLAAIDDLQSRHPNLELVLVESGGDNLSATFSPELSDLTLYVIDVSAGDKIPRKGGPGITKSDLLIINKIDIAEQVHASLDVMDRDSKKMRGERPFVFTNLYDGVGLETVISFILEQGMLPDRRPGKVAETA, from the coding sequence ATGACACATTGCTTGAGAGTTGGAGTCGGTGGCCCGGTGGGCTCCGGTAAAACAGCGCTTCTGCGCCAGCTGTGCAGCGCTCTGAAAGACCACTACGACATCGCCGTAGTCACCAACGACATCTACACCAGGGAAGACGCCGACTTCCTCCTGAAACACGATGCCCTGCCAGCCGACCGCATCCTGGGCGTAGAAACCGGCGGCTGCCCGCATACAGCAATACGCGAGGATGCCAGTATGAACCTGGCCGCCATCGACGACCTGCAAAGCCGCCACCCCAATCTGGAACTGGTGCTGGTGGAATCCGGCGGCGACAACCTCTCCGCCACATTCAGCCCGGAACTGAGCGACCTGACCCTCTACGTGATTGACGTCTCCGCCGGCGACAAGATCCCACGCAAAGGCGGCCCTGGAATCACCAAATCCGACCTGCTGATCATCAACAAGATCGACATTGCAGAGCAGGTGCACGCCTCCCTGGACGTAATGGACCGCGACAGCAAAAAAATGCGTGGTGAGCGGCCGTTTGTGTTTACCAACCTGTACGACGGGGTAGGGCTGGAAACCGTCATCAGCTTCATTCTGGAGCAGGGCATGTTGCCGGACAGACGGCCGGGAAAAGTGGCTGAAACCGCCTAA
- a CDS encoding urease accessory protein UreF, which produces MQAENPQTSVNDMALLGLMQLVSPALPIGAFAWSQGLESAFELGWVNNEKQLGQWLEGVLEDGLTRCELPLLLRLKRAWAEEDADALAQWNAWLHATRETAELSDEDLRLGSALVRLLNSLNLLPPDGLMPEEPGYVTVFAWAAHLRAVPDRQALLGFAWAWLENQLAVACKAMPLGHTAAQRLTEQLRPELVKAVDNALQMNNPDLGPIIPGLALGSAQHETQYSRLFRS; this is translated from the coding sequence ATGCAAGCTGAAAACCCTCAGACCAGCGTCAACGACATGGCCCTACTGGGACTGATGCAACTGGTCAGCCCCGCACTGCCCATCGGCGCCTTCGCCTGGTCCCAGGGGCTGGAAAGCGCCTTTGAACTGGGCTGGGTGAACAATGAAAAACAGCTGGGACAATGGCTCGAAGGCGTACTGGAAGACGGCCTGACCCGTTGCGAACTGCCCCTGCTGCTGCGCCTGAAACGGGCTTGGGCAGAGGAAGACGCAGATGCACTGGCCCAGTGGAACGCCTGGCTACACGCCACCCGGGAAACCGCCGAACTCAGCGACGAAGACCTGCGCCTGGGCAGCGCCCTGGTGCGCCTGCTGAACAGCCTGAACCTGCTGCCACCAGACGGCCTGATGCCCGAAGAACCCGGCTACGTCACCGTCTTCGCCTGGGCCGCCCACTTACGCGCGGTCCCCGACCGCCAGGCGCTGCTGGGCTTCGCCTGGGCCTGGCTGGAAAACCAGCTTGCCGTCGCCTGCAAAGCCATGCCCCTCGGCCACACCGCCGCCCAGCGGCTGACGGAACAACTGCGCCCGGAACTGGTGAAAGCGGTGGATAACGCATTGCAGATGAATAACCCGGACCTCGGCCCGATCATTCCGGGCCTGGCGCTTGGTAGCGCCCAACACGAAACACAGTACTCAAGACTGTTTAGAAGCTAA